In Silene latifolia isolate original U9 population chromosome 6, ASM4854445v1, whole genome shotgun sequence, the genomic window CACGCAGATTGAAATGTTAACAACAATATACACAATCAAAGATTTATACAAGCAAACGAAGAAACAATTAAAAAGAAAGACAAAACAAGCAGAACTCAACACTGATTAAAACCATGAAACAGAAACCAGGTACTTACTGATCCATTTATCTAGAAATTCATTTTTGAGAAGTATTCACCTAGTCTAGAAATTATGACACCCTTCATTCAAAATAAGTTATGCAAGGAAGATTTGAAAGTGTAAACAAACTGACTGATGAAATAGAGTATATCAATAGACGACAAACAATGACTTACCATCAACCAATTGGGGCCGAGAGTACATCACATGACTTGGACAACCATATAGCCGATATAAAGGCTCGGAATCACTAGGCTGATTGGGTGTCTTGTGTTTGTTAAGCATCAGCATCTCCATCAGAATTTTGACTAAAGCAGTCCGAGATTCACTATGGGCAGACAAATTCCATAGGAGTCTCTGAAATGGACCTTTATAGAGCGGCTGCAAACCAGGCATTCATTAGCGAATTACAGGAAAGCCACAGAAAAATAACTCCAAATCCAATCGCATATAGTCACAGGCTTACAACATTAACCTACCTGAACAACACGAAGCAATCGAATCATGCCCTTAAGATCATCTGTATCCACTAATGGAACACCATCAGCTTCAAGCACCTTAGTTCCAACCGCACGACGATTCTTCCAACTGCTCTGTCCAGGCTTGACCCTTCACCTCTTCTTGATGACTCGCCCCTCCGGCTTCTAGGAAACATGCCAAAAAGATTGCGCAAATCTTTCACGTAGCATGTTTGCCTCAGCAACAAGAGCAGGAGTGAGATTAGCCAGAACAGCATCGGAAGAAGTTAAAAGTACCTGACAGACGGGGAAAATCAGTCAATATGCATGACATGAAGATTAATATACTTCTACAACTACCACACGGTATACCTCTTCTCTAAGATCTGAAGGGAAGGAAGCAATAATTGACACAGTATCCATTTCCACAGGTTCCCCTTCCAACTCCTGGGACTGATGAAGTCGTTGTACCTGCTGTTGGGCAAGAACTTCTGCTCGAATATCTGGGGGAAGGGCTGCAAGAAACTCGGGATCAATATCTTCAGTATTTTTTTGTTCATCGCTAGCTGGCTGATTTGATTGACCTTGCTGAGCAGACAAGACTTCAGCACGCAACTCTTCTGGAAGTGCATCAAGAAATGTAGGGTCAATTGGACCAGATTCACTATCCCCAGTTATTTGCTGCCCATCTGCATGTGCACCGTCGCTCTCTTGAATAGGATTCTCTCCAACTTCACTTACACTATGGAGTGAAGTGTCCCTCCTAGATGGGTTAGAGGTACCAAAAGAAACTGTATTTCTCCTTGTCCGAACGCCTTGTGATTCGCCAAAAGGTACTCTGTCTGCAACGATTTGTCTGTCTCCTCCATCGTCATGACCATCAGCACTCCCTATTTCGACATCTAGGCTTCGTAGACTTTCTCCCAAAGTTGCCCCACTTCCACCACTTTCTTGGCTCACTGCTTCAACATCTCGAGTAGCCACATCATTATGCTCAGAATGTCCAGTTG contains:
- the LOC141586426 gene encoding uncharacterized protein LOC141586426 codes for the protein MRTEVPVGDQSDYAHAPSSEAEDRSIPENGSGPNAFPQGTDAPTGHSEHNDVATRDVEAVSQESGGSGATLGESLRSLDVEIGSADGHDDGGDRQIVADRVPFGESQGVRTRRNTVSFGTSNPSRRDTSLHSVSEVGENPIQESDGAHADGQQITGDSESGPIDPTFLDALPEELRAEVLSAQQGQSNQPASDEQKNTEDIDPEFLAALPPDIRAEVLAQQQVQRLHQSQELEGEPVEMDTVSIIASFPSDLREEVLLTSSDAVLANLTPALVAEANMLRERFAQSFWHVS